A genomic segment from Castor canadensis chromosome 1, mCasCan1.hap1v2, whole genome shotgun sequence encodes:
- the Slc35d3 gene encoding solute carrier family 35 member D3 gives MRQLCRGRVLGISVAIAHGVFSGSLNILLKFLISRYQFSFLTLVQCLTSSTAALSLELLRRLGLIAVPPFGLSLARSFAGVAVLSTLQSSLTLWSLRGLSLPMYVVFKRCLPLVTMLIGVLVLKNGAPSPGVLAAVLITTCGAALAGAGDLTGDPIGYVTGVLAVLVHAAYLVLIQKASADTEHGPLTAQYVIAVSATPLLVICSFASTDSIHAWAFPGWKDPAMVCIFVACIVIGCAMNFTTLHCTYINSAVTTSFVGVVKSIATITVGMVAFNDVEPTSLFIAGVVVNTLGSIIYCVAKFMETRRQSNYEDLEESQPAEYERQPSGAQLPFVMEELPGKGGNGVSEGGEGAGGSAQQSGQESRGSPRGVPLVARSSPISDCSEEGNKRSLKDAYLEVWRLVRGTKYMKKDYLIENEELPSP, from the exons ATGCGGCAGCTGTGCCGGGGCCGCGTGCTGGGCATCTCGGTGGCCATCGCGCATGGGGTCTTCTCGGGTTCCCTCAATATCCTGCTCAAGTTCCTCATCAGCCGCTACCAGTTTTCCTTCCTGACCCTGGTGCAGTGCCTGACCAGCTCCACGGCGGCGCTGAGCCTGGAGCTGCTGCGGCGCCTCGGGCTCATCGCGGTGCCCCCCTTCGGCCTGAGCCTGGCGCGCTCCTTCGCGGGGGTCGCGGTGCTCTCCACGCTGCAGTCCAGCCTCACGCTCTGGTCCCTGCGCGGCCTCAGCCTGCCCATGTACGTGGTCTTCAAACGCTGCCTGCCCCTGGTCACCATGCTCATCGGCGTCCTGGTGCTCAAGAACGGCGCGCCCTCGCCCGGGGTGCTCGCGGCCGTGCTCATCACCACCTGCGGCGCCGCCCTGGCAG GAGCCGGCGACCTGACCGGCGACCCCATTGGGTACGTCACGGGCGTGCTGGCGGTGCTGGTGCACGCCGCCTACCTGGTGCTCATCCAGAAAGCGAGCGCCGACACCGAGCACGGGCCGCTCACAGCCCAGTATGTCATCGCCGTCTCCGCCACCCCGCTGCTGGTCATCTGCTCCTTCGCCAGCACCGACTCCATCCACGCCTGGGCCTTTCCGGGCTGGAAGGACCCGGCCATGGTCTGCATCTTTGTGGCTTGCATCGTAATCGGCTGCGCTATGAACTTCACCACGCTGCACTGTACCTACATCAACTCAGCGGTGACCACCAGCTTCGTGGGCGTGGTGAAGAGCATTGCCACCATCACGGTGGGCATGGTGGCCTTCAACGATGTGGAGCCGACCTCTCTGTTCATTGCCGGCGTCGTGGTGAATACCCTGGGCTCCATCATTTACTGCGTGGCCAAATTCATGGAGACCAGAAGGCAAAGCAACTACGAAGACTTGGAGGAGTCGCAGCCCGCGGAATATGAAAGGCAGCCAAGTGGAGCCCAGCTGCCTTTCGTGATGGAGGAGCTGCCCGGGAAGGGTGGAAATGGGGTGtcagagggtggggagggagcaggTGGCTCCGCTCAACAGAGTGGGCAAGAGTCCAGGGGCAGCCCCCGAGGGGTCCCGCTGGTGGCCAGGAGCTCCCCAATCTCAGACTGCTCTGAAGAAGGAAATAAGAGGTCCTTGAAAGATGCTTACCTGGAAGTATGGAGGTTAGTTAGAGGaaccaaatacatgaaaaaggatTATTTGATAGAAAATGAAGAGTTACCCAGTCCTTGA